From a region of the Solanum stenotomum isolate F172 chromosome 2, ASM1918654v1, whole genome shotgun sequence genome:
- the LOC125854654 gene encoding telomere repeat-binding protein 4-like gives MSSKKRARHGFSGYEFPVIPKAPRSVRRRHSHKNIDSDQICAFELLAAVAGELLQESESSACSNAVVGKDKISDCREVVKREQLKEDKAVKSECFDQGSCVESAFLPEPALQETNLKYRLDKPNHIENNIFHTEVEGGSSNLEDVCDKRTDTGTQKQLTDDGKRTEDLTLANSCSLKGPIEKHVNNNSTINSDSSVQLPWYRAVPRPSFGKQRNSVKLGIRDDDENSFGSYRHNTNIRAFRQTSRIGYKSMRKMLTSRRWKVAPQLKDWERSCSKYGMKSFHRNRKRVCALERCRFEIPSKRRKLCHYSSVVAYDQQANSKSISNSPEKGIKRDITGAGASASVRNHRKKDSNVKFSIKSFKVPELFIEVPENETVGSLKRTVMEAVKTILGSGLRVGMVVQGKKVRDDNKTLQQAGISQSGNLDTLGFTLEPSSYPVSPLLHSKDLPALSPYVADHELTRRPPSPIMELELPSSPSAPSETRLDEHDEDYHELALSPTNPIDPPNDVAISGSRALVVVSPLNAEAHPVVPVNPKNRCSELSQRRTRRPFSVTEVEALVEAVEQLGTGRWRDVKIRAFEYADHRTYVDVKDKWKTLVHTASIAPQQRRGEPVPQELLDRVLIAHDYWSKQHGKHQAEPSKMTEAQMQNVGALENNNNSVSMPSKMVGSAI, from the exons ATGTCGTCGAAGAAGAGAGCAAGGCATGGTTTCAGTGGCTATGAATTTCCTGTTATACCAAAAGCTCCTAGATCAGTTAGA AGGAGACACTCGCACAAAAATATAGACAGTGATCAAATTTGTGCATTTGAATTACTGGCGGCTGTTGCTGGTGAACTTTTACAGGAAAGCGAAAGCTCTGCTTGTAGTAATGCAGTGGTAGGAAAAGATAAGATCTCCGATTGCAGGGAAGTTGTGAAACGTGAGCAACTCAAAGAAGATAAAGCTGTGAAATCAGAGTGCTTTGACCAGGGGAGTTGTGTCGAAAGCGCTTTTCTACCGGAACCTGCATTGCAAGAGACAAATCTCAAGTATAGATTGGATAAACCTAATCAtatagaaaataacatttttcaCACTGAAGTAGAAGGCGGATCCTCTAATCTTGAGGATGTCTGTGACAAGAGAACTGATACAGGTACTCAAAAACAGCTAACTGATGACGGCAAGCGGACTGAAGACTTAACTTTGGCTAACTCTTGCAGCCTGAAGGGTCCAATTGAGAAACATGTGAATAACAATTCCACAATTAACTCAGACAGTAGTGTACAGTTGCCCTGGTACAGGGCGGTTCCTAGGCCTTCTTTTGGAAAGCAAAGGAACAGTGTTAAGTTAGGTATTAGAGATGATGACGAAAATTCTTTTGGATCTTATCGACACAACACAAACATAAGAGCCTTCAGGCAAACATCACGTATTGGATACAAAAGTATGAGAAAGATGTTGACTTCTAGACGCTGGAAAGTAGCTCCTCAGTTGAAGGACTGGGAACGTTCATGCTCCA AATATGGAATGAAGTCCTTTCACAGAAACAGGAAAAGAGTATGTGCACTAGAAAGATGCCGATTTGAAATTCCATCAAAGAGAAGGAAATTGTGTCACTATAGCTCGGTTGTCGCTTATGATCAGCAGGCCAATAGTAAAAGCATTTCAAACTCACCTGAAAAGGGAATCAAGAGAGACATTACAGGAGCGGGGGCTTCAGCTTCAGTCAGAAATCATCGAAAGAAGGATTCTAATG tAAAATTTAGCATCAAGTCATTCAAAGTGCCAGAGCTTTTCATCGAGGTCCCAGAAAATGAAACTGTTGGTTCCCTGAAG AGGACAGTAATGGAGGCTGTAAAAACTATTCTGGGAAGTGGATTGCGTGTCGGTATGGTTGTCCAGGGGAAGAAGGTCAGAGATGACAATAAAACTTTACAGCAGGCTGGTATCTCTCAGAGTGGAAACCTCGATACTTTGGGTTTTACGTTGGAGCCAAGTTCTTATCCAGTTTCTCCATTGTTGCATTCTAAAGATCTTCCTGCTTTGTCACCATATGTTGCTGATCATGAACTAACTCG GCGGCCACCTAGTCCAATCATGGAGTTAGAGCTTCCAAGTTCTCCGTCGGCTCCTTCAGAGACTAGGTTGGACGAGCATGATGAAGATTACCATGAATTGGCTCTATCACCTACAAATCCTATTGATCCACCAAATGATGTAGCTATTTCTGGTTCTAGAGCCTTGGTTGTTGTTTCTCCTCTGAATGCTGAGGCACATCCGGTGGTTCCCGTGAACCCAAAAAATAGATGTTCTGAACTTTCACAACGTAGAACAAGGAGACCGTTCTCAGTCACAGAAGTAGAAGCGCTAGTTGAAGCTGTGGAGCAGCTTGGAACTGGAAG ATGGCGGGACGTCAAAATCCGTGCTTTTGAGTATGCTGACCATCGAACTTATGTTGACGTGAAG GATAAATGGAAGACATTAGTCCATACAGCAAGCATTGCCCCACAGCAAAGAAGGGGTGAGCCGGTACCACAGGAGCTTCTGGACAGGGTCTTAATTGCCCATGACTACTGGTCTAAGCAACATGGGAAGCATCAAGCTGAACCTTCAAAAATGACCGAGGCTCAGATGCAGAACGTTGGCGCCTTAGAGAACAACAACAATTCCGTCTCAATGCCAAGCAAGATGGTCGGGTCAGCTATATGA